A section of the Anaerobranca gottschalkii DSM 13577 genome encodes:
- a CDS encoding ATP synthase subunit I, whose translation MLPKEVHNEFFKIAKRVVLVVGILGFSAFSIGNIDVAVGVVAGGVISILSFRLMALAALQLVELNDPQKAKARAIINYLIRYILYAGVLYVGFVTPEINFVGIVVGLLMVKFVILFDGVYYSIKNYIQEFWKRQKLKYERRDS comes from the coding sequence TTGCTACCTAAAGAAGTACATAATGAGTTTTTTAAAATTGCTAAACGGGTTGTTTTAGTAGTCGGTATCTTAGGATTTTCAGCCTTTTCTATAGGAAATATCGATGTAGCTGTAGGAGTTGTAGCAGGAGGAGTTATCAGCATTCTTAGCTTTAGGTTAATGGCCTTAGCAGCTTTGCAATTAGTAGAATTAAATGATCCCCAAAAAGCAAAGGCAAGGGCAATAATAAATTATTTGATTAGATATATACTATATGCAGGGGTATTGTATGTAGGGTTTGTAACTCCAGAAATAAATTTTGTAGGAATAGTAGTAGGATTATTAATGGTTAAGTTTGTAATACTATTTGATGGAGTATATTATTCCATTAAAAATTATATTCAAGAATTTTGGAAAAGACAAAAATTAAAGTATGAGAGGAGGGATAGTTAA